From one Stigmatopora nigra isolate UIUO_SnigA chromosome 8, RoL_Snig_1.1, whole genome shotgun sequence genomic stretch:
- the p2ry6 gene encoding P2Y purinoceptor 3 isoform X2 produces MPRFAESFTTETLNLKTFLSDACNLSVRTTDSNLLAIAVYTFVFLLGLPLNVMVILKIWRRRPCLSRSNIYMFNLAIADFLYVTSLPLLIYNYASHDYWPFGEFACKLIRFQFYSNLHGSILFLTCISVHRYIGICHPLATRQRQGGRRLTWLICGGVWLIVALLCAPTFYFASTGIQRNRTVCYDLSTPKQSVGYYPYGMALTCIGFLLPFTGVMVCYCKMARILCLPVSYHGVNIQTRDKRDRAVKMIIVVAMAFCVSFLPFHLTKTSYLVARTLPSLSCETRNLFSIIYKSTRPFASMNSFLDPILFYFTQPRYRQSTKRFVLRVTTLRHKGISV; encoded by the exons ATGCCACGTTTTGCTGAATCCTTTACAACAGAAACTCTAAACCTAAAAACATTCTTGTCAGATGCTTGCAACTTAAGTGTCCGGACTACAGATTCAAACTTGTTAGCCATCGCCG TGTACACCTTTGTGTTCCTGCTTGGCCTCCCGCTTAATGTGATGGTGATACTAAAGATATGGAGGAGGAGGCCATGTTTGTCCCGCAGCAACATTTACATGTTCAACTTGGCCATTGCTGACTTCCTTTATGTGACCTCACTTCCACTGCTCATCTACAACTATGCGAGCCATGACTACTGGCCCTTTGGAGAGTTTGCATGTAAATTAATCCGATTTCAATTCTACAG TAACCTGCATGGCAGCATCCTTTTCCTTACCTGCATTAGCGTGCACCGCTACATTGGCATCTGTCACCCTCTGGCAACGAGGCAAAGACAAGGGGGCCGTAGGCTGACGTGGCTCATTTGTGGAGGGGTGTGGCTAATTGTAGCCCTCCTTTGCGCACCGACATTTTACTTTGCCTCAACCGGAATCCAGCGAAACCGTACCGTCTGTTACGATTTAAGTACACCAAAGCAGTCTGTGGGCTACTACCCGTACGGCATGGCCCTCACCTGCATCGGCTTCCTATTGCCTTTTACGGGTGTGATGGTGTGCTACTGCAAAATGGCCCGCATTCTGTGCCTCCCAGTGTCCTATCATGGAGTCAACATACAGACAAGGGACAAACGTGACAGAGCGGTGAAAATGATAATTGTGGTGGCAATGGCATTCTGTGTCAGCTTTCTTCCCTTTCACCTCACCAAGACCTCTTACCTAGTTGCCCGAACGCTACCTAGTCTGTCATGTGAAACAAGGAACCTTTTTTCTATCATCTATAAGAGCACCAGACCATTTGCCAGTATGAATAGCTTTCTGGACCCCATTCTTTTCTACTTTACTCAGCCCCGATATAGACAGAGCACCAAAAGGTTTGTTCTCAGAGTTACCACTCTCAGGCACAAGGGGATCAGCGTATAA
- the p2ry6 gene encoding P2Y purinoceptor 3 isoform X1 has product MPRFAESFTTETLNLKTFLSDACNLSVRTTDSNLLAIAGNVSLRCTYKEDFKHVLLPTVYTFVFLLGLPLNVMVILKIWRRRPCLSRSNIYMFNLAIADFLYVTSLPLLIYNYASHDYWPFGEFACKLIRFQFYSNLHGSILFLTCISVHRYIGICHPLATRQRQGGRRLTWLICGGVWLIVALLCAPTFYFASTGIQRNRTVCYDLSTPKQSVGYYPYGMALTCIGFLLPFTGVMVCYCKMARILCLPVSYHGVNIQTRDKRDRAVKMIIVVAMAFCVSFLPFHLTKTSYLVARTLPSLSCETRNLFSIIYKSTRPFASMNSFLDPILFYFTQPRYRQSTKRFVLRVTTLRHKGISV; this is encoded by the exons ATGCCACGTTTTGCTGAATCCTTTACAACAGAAACTCTAAACCTAAAAACATTCTTGTCAGATGCTTGCAACTTAAGTGTCCGGACTACAGATTCAAACTTGTTAGCCATCGCCGGTAACGTCAGCCTACGCTGTACCTACAAGGAGGATTTCAAACATGTCCTCCTCCCGACAGTGTACACCTTTGTGTTCCTGCTTGGCCTCCCGCTTAATGTGATGGTGATACTAAAGATATGGAGGAGGAGGCCATGTTTGTCCCGCAGCAACATTTACATGTTCAACTTGGCCATTGCTGACTTCCTTTATGTGACCTCACTTCCACTGCTCATCTACAACTATGCGAGCCATGACTACTGGCCCTTTGGAGAGTTTGCATGTAAATTAATCCGATTTCAATTCTACAG TAACCTGCATGGCAGCATCCTTTTCCTTACCTGCATTAGCGTGCACCGCTACATTGGCATCTGTCACCCTCTGGCAACGAGGCAAAGACAAGGGGGCCGTAGGCTGACGTGGCTCATTTGTGGAGGGGTGTGGCTAATTGTAGCCCTCCTTTGCGCACCGACATTTTACTTTGCCTCAACCGGAATCCAGCGAAACCGTACCGTCTGTTACGATTTAAGTACACCAAAGCAGTCTGTGGGCTACTACCCGTACGGCATGGCCCTCACCTGCATCGGCTTCCTATTGCCTTTTACGGGTGTGATGGTGTGCTACTGCAAAATGGCCCGCATTCTGTGCCTCCCAGTGTCCTATCATGGAGTCAACATACAGACAAGGGACAAACGTGACAGAGCGGTGAAAATGATAATTGTGGTGGCAATGGCATTCTGTGTCAGCTTTCTTCCCTTTCACCTCACCAAGACCTCTTACCTAGTTGCCCGAACGCTACCTAGTCTGTCATGTGAAACAAGGAACCTTTTTTCTATCATCTATAAGAGCACCAGACCATTTGCCAGTATGAATAGCTTTCTGGACCCCATTCTTTTCTACTTTACTCAGCCCCGATATAGACAGAGCACCAAAAGGTTTGTTCTCAGAGTTACCACTCTCAGGCACAAGGGGATCAGCGTATAA